The genomic window ATGAGTTTTCCGGCTTAGAATTATCGCTACTCTGCTCAGCTAGAGGCAGAGAGCACATCATTTTAACGCAGCTGCTGGAAAAGCCAAATGCCTACCTAAAGCCCAAAAATATGTGGGGATGGATTATAAGGTTTAAAGCGACTATAGCAATTCGAGATCGAGTCACTGGCTTAAAGCCTTTATAATCTCCCTACAGAAGAGTGGCAGGTCGCTTGGAACCCTTGAGGTTATAATGTTTCCGTCCCTCACAACCGGAGAATCTTCATATTTGGCCCCAGCGTTAATCACATCGTCTTTTATAGCGGATACGCAAGTAGCTCTTTTCCCCTTCAAAATACCTGCAGATATGAGAACTTGCGGACCATGGCATATAGCCGCCACAATCTTCCCTTGCTCGTAAATACTTTTAACAAAGTTTAGAACTCTTGGGTCTCTTCTTAGTCTGTCAGGCGCCCACCCTCCCGGAATAATCACGCAGTCGAAATCCTTGGGGTTGGCTTCATCCATAGATAGGTCTACCTCTATGGAAAGCCCATGCTTACCTTTAACCACCTCTTTTTTCACCGCTAAAACTTTAACTTCCGCGCCCTCCTCTATTAGCCTCAAATATGGATAATGAAGCTCTAAATCCTCGTATTCCGGCCCAGCTAATACAGCCACTTTCTTTCCTTTTAAACTCAAGGATACCTCGCCTCTATTCTATTATAAACATTAGATTTGTAATTTATATGAAAAAGGGCCTCTCTCAAGTTACTTGAAGTGTTTAGCCATCTCCACGTTTTCCGGAAGGGAGAGCAGATCGTTTATCGTCTCCTCAACCTGCCCTACGCTCTTTGTTCTAGGATCCACGATTAGCCAGTCGAAGAGCAGGTCTCTTCCACCCTCTAGGAAGGCTTCCAGCGCCCACTCCATCCTCGTCATTCTCGGATATATAACGTAGTTCATGATGCTTTTCGGTAAACTGCTCACTTGGATTCTATGCACCCCTTTTCCATCCACCTTGGCCGGAACCTCAACTGCTACATCATCCGGAATCCCGTTAATAGCGCCCTTATTAAGTACATTCACCTGATATAATCCCTCCTCATTGTTCGCTATGGAGTTAATTATTGGCACAACAGATTCTTGGCTTATCTTTGGCGGCAAAATATCAGTTAATGGAGATTTAACATCATGCAATGCATCAATAAACTGGTTAAGCCGCTTTTCATGGCTCTCTAAATATAGTTTCCAGCCGATCTCGGAGTCCGGCCCCCCGGTTGGGCCAAACCATTTCTTTTTCGTCCTCAAATTCCAATGGTATTTCCATGTCCCTCCCCTCACAGAGTCTCCAACGGGGAATAGGCCATAACGCCTATACATATCTACGGCCGCCGGAGACATTTGTATGTCGAAGGGGTTTCTTTGCTTTCTACGCCATCTTCTCCAGTATTTCTCCGCGTTCTTAGTGATCCATTCGTCTAAAAGCGGGTAGGCATTCTCGCCTTTATACGTGAACTTCGTCATCCAGATCACGTGGTTGAACCCTACTGCCTCAAAATCTACGTCTTTTAAATTCAATTCCAGCTCTCTTGCAATCTCCTGATACCCTAGGTGGCCGTGGCAGAGACCTATAACATTAACTTTAGTCTTTCTAGAGAGGAGGGTTGTGCCCTCGAAAACCGGGTTGGCTAGGAGAAGGAGCCACGCATCCGGGCTAAGATCTTCGATGGTTCTGGCGATATCCATCATAAGCTTGAACTGGTAGTAACCCCATATAGTATGATAGTCTGAAACCATGTTCCATTCAACGCTGTTAATTCCCCTATAGTATCCATGTTTCTCAGATATCGCCCTCATATTCTCGTAATAGCTGTGGCCGCCAGCCAAGGCCGTATTTATCACAAAATCCGCATCCTTAATGGCTTCTTGAGCGCTCATGGTTTTCTCGATCTTTAAATCAGCCCCCACCTCAGAGGCATATCTTCTAGCTAACCCATAAATCACTTCCAAGCGCTCTTTATCTATATCCATTAATGTTACGGTGCTACCCCACAAACCTTTCATTAGAGAAAGGTCGCGTATTAAAGTTGCAGACCAAGCTATGCTTCCAGCGCCTATAACGCTTATCTTAACCTTAACCAACAGTAAACCACCTCAAATATGTTTTAATATTACTTGGAGAATATTTAAGGGTTAAAGAGTTTAGCATTCAGCATTTTTTCACTTTATTAGTGGAAGGATCTCCTCCATCACGTAATTTACGAAGTCCTCAATCGAACTTTTACTGAAGAGCGTTACCACACAATTTCTCGTAACGCCGACGACTATGCCTCTCTTCAGAACTTCGAAGACAACATACCATATTTTCCCATGCTTTAAATACTCTTGGTATAGG from Candidatus Bathyarchaeia archaeon includes these protein-coding regions:
- a CDS encoding alpha-glucosidase/alpha-galactosidase, with product MVKVKISVIGAGSIAWSATLIRDLSLMKGLWGSTVTLMDIDKERLEVIYGLARRYASEVGADLKIEKTMSAQEAIKDADFVINTALAGGHSYYENMRAISEKHGYYRGINSVEWNMVSDYHTIWGYYQFKLMMDIARTIEDLSPDAWLLLLANPVFEGTTLLSRKTKVNVIGLCHGHLGYQEIARELELNLKDVDFEAVGFNHVIWMTKFTYKGENAYPLLDEWITKNAEKYWRRWRRKQRNPFDIQMSPAAVDMYRRYGLFPVGDSVRGGTWKYHWNLRTKKKWFGPTGGPDSEIGWKLYLESHEKRLNQFIDALHDVKSPLTDILPPKISQESVVPIINSIANNEEGLYQVNVLNKGAINGIPDDVAVEVPAKVDGKGVHRIQVSSLPKSIMNYVIYPRMTRMEWALEAFLEGGRDLLFDWLIVDPRTKSVGQVEETINDLLSLPENVEMAKHFK
- a CDS encoding type 1 glutamine amidotransferase domain-containing protein, which produces MSLKGKKVAVLAGPEYEDLELHYPYLRLIEEGAEVKVLAVKKEVVKGKHGLSIEVDLSMDEANPKDFDCVIIPGGWAPDRLRRDPRVLNFVKSIYEQGKIVAAICHGPQVLISAGILKGKRATCVSAIKDDVINAGAKYEDSPVVRDGNIITSRVPSDLPLFCREIIKALSQ